The following proteins come from a genomic window of Blattabacterium cuenoti:
- a CDS encoding LptF/LptG family permease, with product MIIKKLDLYMIRLFMAPFLMIYSTIFIIFMIQFFWSQIDELTGKNISIFIILKFILYFGISILPLVTPIALLLTSIIIFGDFSENQELIAIKSSGISLFRVMIPILGITFVLSIGLYLFSDFVIPRAKIKVKKLGYKISFTYPSLKLKEGIFVNLFPNFFIKIDRKSINNNYLHNIFIFFYGKNSLVNTILSKKGILISNQEDGSIQLKLMNGVLYSENLNVGPKKEQSSYQIVEFDTLIQNFKIPSESQIKNLYDDDYDFYQTLNTKNLIQKINFLKKKNDKKINTNESKIYLAKLQLELQKKFTFPVTCIIMFLTGAPLGAIIRKGGIGYPTMIALIIFIIYYTLLTITQNKVEKTEICPWIGAWIPNLIFFPVSIWMTYKTVMDDFYII from the coding sequence ATGATAATAAAAAAACTTGATTTATACATGATTCGTTTATTTATGGCTCCTTTTTTAATGATTTATTCTACAATATTTATCATTTTTATGATTCAATTTTTTTGGAGTCAAATAGATGAACTAACAGGGAAAAACATTAGCATTTTCATAATATTAAAATTTATATTATATTTTGGCATATCTATTCTTCCATTAGTAACTCCCATTGCCCTATTATTGACTTCTATTATAATATTTGGTGATTTTTCAGAAAATCAAGAACTGATCGCTATCAAATCTTCTGGAATATCTCTTTTCCGTGTTATGATTCCTATTTTAGGAATAACCTTCGTTTTATCCATTGGATTATATTTATTTTCAGATTTTGTTATTCCAAGAGCAAAAATAAAAGTGAAAAAATTAGGATATAAAATATCGTTCACTTATCCATCTTTAAAATTAAAGGAAGGAATTTTCGTAAATCTATTTCCAAATTTTTTCATAAAAATAGATAGAAAATCAATAAATAATAATTATTTACATAATATATTTATTTTTTTCTATGGTAAAAATTCACTTGTCAATACAATTCTTTCTAAAAAAGGAATTTTAATCTCCAATCAAGAGGATGGATCTATTCAATTGAAATTAATGAATGGAGTTTTATATAGTGAAAATTTGAATGTAGGACCCAAAAAAGAACAATCCTCTTATCAAATTGTAGAATTTGATACTTTAATTCAAAATTTTAAAATTCCTTCAGAATCCCAAATAAAAAATTTATATGATGATGACTATGATTTTTATCAAACTCTAAATACGAAAAATCTTATTCAAAAAATAAATTTTTTAAAGAAAAAAAATGATAAAAAAATCAATACAAACGAAAGTAAAATATACTTAGCCAAGCTGCAACTAGAATTACAAAAAAAATTTACATTTCCAGTAACATGCATTATAATGTTTCTTACTGGAGCACCATTAGGTGCTATTATTAGAAAAGGAGGAATAGGTTATCCAACTATGATAGCACTGATTATATTTATCATTTATTATACTTTACTAACCATCACTCAAAATAAAGTAGAAAAAACTGAAATCTGTCCATGGATCGGGGCCTGGATCCCTAATTTAATTTTTTTTCCAGTAAGTATATGGATGACTTATAAAACTGTAATGGATGATTTTTATATTATATAA
- the ribB gene encoding 3,4-dihydroxy-2-butanone-4-phosphate synthase → MMVFDLNEIEEAIQDIKNGKIIIVVDDKNRENEGDFIVAAEKITPEIVNFLITHGRGLVCVSLTEEKCDQLELKMMVKNNTDPRKTAFTVSVDLRGYGVSTGISASDRAKTILALVNEIEPKAFNKPGHIFPLRAKKGGVLERPGHTEAAIDITKIARCIPGGVLVEILNKNGSMARLPQLIQIAKKFHIKIISIEDLIKYKIKHKKES, encoded by the coding sequence ATGATGGTTTTTGACTTAAATGAAATTGAAGAGGCCATACAGGATATAAAAAATGGAAAAATTATTATCGTGGTTGATGATAAAAATCGTGAAAATGAAGGAGATTTTATAGTAGCTGCTGAAAAAATAACTCCTGAAATTGTAAATTTTCTCATTACCCATGGGAGAGGATTAGTTTGTGTTTCCTTAACGGAAGAAAAATGTGATCAATTAGAACTTAAAATGATGGTAAAAAATAATACAGATCCTAGGAAAACGGCTTTCACCGTCTCCGTAGATTTACGAGGGTATGGCGTTAGCACTGGAATTTCTGCTTCAGATAGAGCCAAAACTATTCTTGCCCTAGTGAATGAAATCGAACCAAAAGCATTCAACAAACCAGGACATATATTTCCTCTACGCGCAAAAAAAGGAGGAGTCTTAGAAAGACCTGGACATACGGAAGCTGCTATCGATATCACTAAAATAGCCAGATGCATTCCTGGAGGAGTATTGGTAGAAATTCTGAATAAAAATGGATCTATGGCCCGTTTACCACAACTGATTCAGATCGCAAAAAAATTTCATATAAAAATCATATCCATAGAAGATCTTATTAAATATAAAATAAAACATAAAAAAGAATCATGA